Proteins co-encoded in one Lysobacter solisilvae genomic window:
- the sucB gene encoding dihydrolipoyllysine-residue succinyltransferase, with the protein MSTEIKVPVLPESVSDATIATWHKKVGDAVKRDENLVDLETDKVVLEVPSPVDGVLKEIKFAEGATVNSQQLIGIVEAGAVAEAAPAKAAASDDAKNKAATVAEAQPVMSKAAAAAAPAAAKAAGVELPPGARFAAATAGVDASQVEGTGRRGAVTKEDIVNYASGKTAGVAGGARPEERVPMTRMRSRIAERLMQSKNSIAMLTSFNEVNLGKVMAMRKELGESFEKANGIKLGFMSFFAKAAANALQRHPIVNASVDGNDVIYHGYADISVAVSTDKGLVTPVLRNVERMTFADVEAGIAGYAKAAREGGLKLEDLQGGTFTITNGGTFGSLMSTPIVNPPQSAILGMHAIKERAIVENGQVVAAPMMYIALSYDHRIIDGKDAVLFLVDIKNQLENPHRMLLGM; encoded by the coding sequence ATGAGCACCGAGATCAAAGTTCCCGTCCTGCCCGAGTCGGTTTCCGACGCCACCATCGCCACCTGGCACAAGAAGGTGGGCGACGCGGTCAAGCGCGACGAGAACCTGGTCGACCTGGAAACCGACAAGGTCGTGCTGGAAGTGCCCTCGCCGGTCGACGGCGTGCTCAAGGAAATCAAGTTCGCCGAAGGCGCGACCGTCAACAGCCAGCAGCTGATCGGCATCGTGGAAGCCGGCGCCGTGGCCGAGGCCGCACCGGCCAAGGCCGCCGCGTCCGATGACGCGAAGAACAAGGCCGCGACCGTCGCCGAGGCGCAGCCGGTGATGTCCAAGGCCGCCGCTGCCGCCGCCCCCGCCGCCGCCAAGGCCGCGGGTGTCGAGCTGCCGCCGGGCGCGCGTTTCGCCGCCGCCACCGCGGGCGTCGACGCCAGCCAGGTCGAAGGCACCGGCCGCCGCGGCGCGGTGACCAAGGAAGACATCGTCAACTACGCCTCCGGCAAGACGGCCGGCGTCGCGGGCGGCGCGCGACCGGAAGAGCGCGTGCCGATGACGCGCATGCGCAGCCGCATCGCCGAGCGCCTGATGCAGTCGAAGAACTCCATCGCGATGCTGACCTCGTTCAACGAGGTCAACCTGGGCAAGGTCATGGCCATGCGCAAGGAGCTGGGCGAGTCCTTCGAGAAGGCCAACGGCATCAAGCTGGGCTTCATGAGCTTCTTCGCCAAGGCCGCCGCCAACGCGCTGCAGCGCCACCCGATCGTCAACGCCTCGGTCGACGGCAACGACGTGATCTACCACGGCTACGCCGACATCTCCGTGGCCGTTTCCACCGACAAGGGCCTGGTCACGCCGGTGCTGCGCAACGTCGAGCGCATGACCTTCGCCGACGTCGAAGCCGGCATCGCCGGTTACGCCAAGGCGGCCCGCGAGGGCGGCCTGAAGCTGGAAGATCTCCAGGGCGGCACCTTCACCATCACCAACGGCGGCACCTTCGGCTCGCTGATGTCCACGCCGATCGTCAACCCGCCTCAGAGCGCGATCCTGGGCATGCACGCCATCAAGGAGCGCGCGATCGTCGAGAACGGCCAGGTCGTGGCCGCGCCGATGATGTACATCGCCCTGTCCTACGACCACCGCATCATCGACGGCAAGGACGCGGTGCTGTTCCTGGTGGACATCAAGAACCAGCTCGAGAATCCGCACAGGATGCTGCTGGGCATGTAA
- a CDS encoding VOC family protein encodes MNFLLNIDVPDLERATTFYTAAFGLRPSRQLGPDVLELLGLQVPVYLLRKAAGTTGAGTSVRDYGRHWTPVHGDIAVEDLDAALDDAVRAGARQEGEVRSAAWGRIVQVADPFGHGWCLIEFTARGYDALADG; translated from the coding sequence ATGAACTTCCTGCTCAACATCGACGTTCCCGATCTCGAGCGCGCGACGACGTTCTACACCGCCGCGTTCGGGCTGCGGCCCTCACGGCAGCTGGGCCCCGATGTGCTCGAGCTGCTGGGCCTGCAGGTTCCCGTGTACCTGCTCCGCAAAGCCGCCGGCACCACGGGCGCGGGGACATCCGTGCGCGACTACGGCCGCCACTGGACACCCGTGCACGGCGACATCGCGGTGGAGGATCTGGATGCTGCGCTCGACGATGCGGTCCGGGCCGGCGCGCGACAGGAAGGCGAGGTCCGCAGCGCGGCCTGGGGCCGGATCGTGCAGGTCGCCGATCCGTTCGGCCACGGCTGGTGCCTGATCGAATTCACCGCGCGCGGGTACGATGCACTGGCCGACGGCTGA
- a CDS encoding NAD(P)H-dependent flavin oxidoreductase yields the protein MAPTIANEATRRLGIAHPVIQGPFGGGLSTTALAAAVSNLGGLGSFGAHMLPPERLGPLADELRGLTRAPFALNLWVSDHDAGGERIDAATFEQAWPLFEPYFRELGLEQPFPPERGHPRFDEQVDALLEARPPVFSFVFGIPSPRILAECRRRDIVTVGAATTVAEALALDAAGIDLIVATGAEAGGHRPSFLESAEDSLTGTFALVQLVAPRVRVPVIAAGGISDGRGVRAAMLLGAQAAQIGTAFLVCAESGTTDAHRAALFSGQAHHTTLTRAFTGRLARGLVNRWTRELAPSFSQLPPFPVTSWFVSQLRPAAIAAGRTDLVSLWSGQIAPNLRHRTAATLMQSLLADLAGEALLPHPHPEASPA from the coding sequence ATGGCTCCCACCATCGCGAACGAGGCAACCCGCAGGCTGGGCATCGCCCATCCGGTCATCCAGGGCCCCTTCGGCGGCGGCCTGTCGACGACGGCGCTGGCGGCCGCGGTCTCCAACCTGGGCGGCCTGGGTTCCTTCGGTGCGCACATGCTTCCGCCCGAGCGCCTGGGTCCGCTTGCCGACGAACTGCGCGGACTGACGCGCGCACCGTTCGCCTTGAACCTGTGGGTGTCCGACCACGATGCGGGCGGCGAGCGCATCGACGCGGCGACCTTCGAGCAGGCATGGCCGCTGTTCGAGCCGTACTTCCGCGAACTCGGCCTGGAGCAACCCTTTCCGCCCGAGCGTGGCCATCCGCGCTTTGATGAACAGGTCGACGCGTTGCTGGAAGCGCGCCCGCCGGTCTTCAGTTTCGTTTTCGGCATTCCGTCACCGCGCATCCTGGCCGAGTGCCGGCGACGCGACATCGTCACCGTCGGCGCCGCCACGACCGTGGCCGAAGCGCTCGCGCTGGACGCGGCGGGCATCGACCTGATCGTCGCCACGGGCGCGGAGGCCGGCGGACATCGCCCCTCGTTCCTGGAAAGCGCCGAGGACTCGCTCACCGGCACCTTCGCCCTCGTGCAGCTGGTCGCTCCCCGCGTGCGCGTGCCGGTGATCGCCGCCGGCGGCATCAGCGACGGACGTGGCGTGCGCGCGGCGATGCTGCTGGGCGCACAGGCCGCGCAGATCGGCACGGCTTTCCTGGTCTGCGCGGAGTCCGGCACCACCGATGCCCATCGCGCCGCGCTGTTTTCCGGGCAGGCGCACCACACGACGCTGACGCGCGCCTTCACCGGTCGCCTCGCGCGCGGCCTGGTCAACCGCTGGACACGCGAACTCGCGCCGAGCTTCAGCCAGCTGCCGCCATTTCCGGTGACCAGCTGGTTCGTCTCGCAGTTGCGTCCCGCGGCGATCGCCGCCGGCCGCACGGATCTGGTCTCGCTCTGGAGCGGACAGATCGCCCCCAATCTGCGTCATCGCACCGCGGCGACGCTGATGCAGTCCCTGCTGGCCGACCTGGCCGGCGAGGCGCTGCTCCCACACCCCCACCCGGAGGCATCCCCCGCATGA
- a CDS encoding cupin domain-containing protein: MVTRKKSPSATPAAAAAGKSSAAAAPPIEVDAASAPPLGMNPREFLRDYWQKRPLLIRNAFPGFVSPIEPEDLAGLACEEGTLARIVEHDRARDAWTLRTGPFDEAMFPDMPHEDWTLLVQDMDKWDADIARLLEAFDFLPRWRIDDVMVSFAAPGGSVGAHVDQYDVFLLQAQGHRRWQIDASPNPPTGFRDDVELKLLSRFSPTHEWVLGPGDMLYLPPGVPHHGVAEDACLTFSVGMRAPSAAELLGDFVDTLAADADEALRYQDPDLAPATDPAQIDDAAMARAVAALNALRMNDPDRLGDWFGRFVTLYRNAGEVLAAPEPRSRIEVEWDLQQGGGLQRHPWSRMAWRKSGKQARLYVNGEDHTLPVRDAKCVANSGELDGPAYAALSQAGRDCVFELLQAGHYRLAGANDDHDGDGDEEQA, encoded by the coding sequence ATGGTCACCCGAAAGAAATCCCCTTCCGCCACGCCCGCTGCCGCGGCCGCCGGTAAATCCAGCGCCGCCGCCGCTCCGCCCATCGAAGTGGACGCCGCTTCTGCCCCGCCACTGGGCATGAACCCGCGCGAGTTCCTGCGCGATTACTGGCAGAAGCGCCCGCTGCTGATCCGCAACGCCTTCCCGGGCTTCGTCTCGCCGATCGAACCCGAAGACCTCGCCGGGCTGGCCTGCGAGGAAGGCACGCTGGCGCGCATCGTCGAACACGACCGCGCGCGCGATGCGTGGACGCTGCGCACCGGGCCCTTCGACGAGGCGATGTTCCCGGACATGCCGCACGAGGACTGGACCCTGCTGGTGCAGGACATGGACAAGTGGGACGCCGACATCGCGCGCCTGCTGGAAGCCTTCGACTTCCTGCCGCGCTGGCGCATCGACGACGTCATGGTGTCCTTCGCCGCGCCGGGCGGCTCGGTGGGCGCGCATGTGGACCAGTACGACGTGTTCCTGCTGCAGGCTCAGGGCCATCGGCGCTGGCAGATCGATGCCTCGCCCAATCCGCCGACCGGATTCCGCGACGACGTGGAACTCAAGCTGCTGAGCCGGTTCTCGCCCACCCATGAGTGGGTGCTCGGGCCGGGCGACATGCTCTACCTGCCGCCGGGCGTGCCCCACCACGGCGTGGCCGAGGACGCCTGCCTGACGTTCTCGGTCGGCATGCGCGCGCCGAGCGCGGCCGAGTTGCTGGGGGATTTCGTCGACACGCTGGCCGCCGACGCCGACGAGGCCCTGCGCTACCAGGATCCCGACCTCGCTCCCGCCACGGACCCGGCACAGATCGACGACGCGGCCATGGCGCGGGCCGTGGCGGCGCTCAACGCGTTGCGGATGAACGACCCGGACCGCCTGGGCGACTGGTTCGGCCGTTTCGTCACGCTCTACCGCAATGCCGGCGAAGTGCTGGCCGCGCCGGAGCCGCGCTCACGCATCGAAGTGGAGTGGGACCTGCAGCAGGGCGGCGGCCTGCAGCGCCACCCGTGGTCGCGGATGGCCTGGCGCAAGTCGGGCAAGCAGGCGCGCCTGTACGTCAACGGCGAGGACCATACGTTGCCGGTCCGCGACGCCAAATGCGTTGCCAATTCAGGAGAGCTCGACGGTCCGGCCTATGCGGCGCTGTCGCAGGCCGGGCGTGACTGCGTCTTCGAGCTCCTCCAGGCCGGCCACTACCGCCTGGCCGGGGCGAACGACGACCACGACGGGGATGGGGACGAGGAGCAGGCATGA
- a CDS encoding GNAT family N-acetyltransferase — MSASLTAKGRFTVSAVDYESGLPQLRLVRETVFVQEQGVPVSLEWDDLDPRCHHVLALDADGAPIGTGRLTPEHKIGRMAVLSDWRGHGVGEALLHALIDQARSQGWHEISLHAQASAIGFYARHGFLPQGPRFEEAGIEHQTMRRLLDGPNPVESHDAAVAALLGVIGTARRHLWLYSRELDPGLLDRPDVMTALRRFATRGGETRILLQDVLAPQSAHAPLIALSQRLPSAFLFRVIEETVDRAYPSAFACNDAGGWYFRLLGHRTDGETRIDQPARARQLENVFEPFWERARPCTEYRALGI; from the coding sequence ATGAGCGCCAGTCTGACGGCCAAGGGCCGGTTCACGGTGTCGGCGGTGGACTATGAGAGCGGGCTGCCGCAGCTGCGCCTGGTCCGCGAAACAGTGTTCGTGCAGGAGCAGGGCGTGCCCGTGTCGCTGGAGTGGGACGACCTGGACCCCCGCTGCCATCACGTCCTGGCCCTGGACGCCGACGGCGCGCCGATCGGCACCGGGCGGCTGACGCCGGAACACAAGATCGGCCGCATGGCCGTGCTGTCCGACTGGCGCGGACACGGCGTCGGCGAGGCCCTGCTGCACGCCCTGATCGATCAGGCACGCAGCCAGGGCTGGCACGAGATCTCGCTGCACGCCCAGGCGTCGGCGATCGGGTTCTACGCGCGGCACGGCTTCCTGCCGCAGGGCCCCCGCTTCGAGGAGGCGGGCATCGAACACCAGACGATGCGCCGGCTGCTGGACGGCCCCAACCCGGTCGAATCGCACGACGCCGCCGTCGCAGCCCTGCTGGGCGTGATCGGCACCGCTCGCCGCCATTTGTGGCTCTACAGCCGCGAACTCGACCCGGGCCTGCTCGATCGGCCCGATGTGATGACAGCGCTGCGCCGCTTCGCCACCCGCGGCGGCGAGACACGCATCCTGCTGCAGGACGTGCTGGCCCCGCAGTCCGCGCACGCGCCCCTGATCGCGTTGTCGCAGCGGCTGCCCAGCGCCTTTCTGTTCCGGGTGATCGAGGAGACGGTCGACCGGGCCTATCCGTCCGCCTTCGCCTGCAACGACGCCGGCGGCTGGTACTTCCGGCTGCTGGGACACCGCACCGACGGCGAGACCCGCATCGACCAGCCCGCCCGCGCACGGCAGCTGGAAAACGTGTTCGAACCGTTCTGGGAGCGCGCGCGGCCCTGCACGGAATACCGGGCCCTGGGCATCTAG
- the lpdA gene encoding dihydrolipoyl dehydrogenase encodes MSEQQNFDVVVIGAGPAGYHAAIRAAQLGLKTACIDAALGKDGKPALGGTCLRVGCIPSKALLDSSRQFWNMGHIFGEHGIGFDNAKIDVKTMVGRKDKIVKQFTGGIASLFKANKVTPFYGFGQLQPGNVVSVKQHDGSTVELKGTNVIIAAGSDSIELPFAKFGEHIVDNVGALDFEAVPKRLGVIGAGVIGLELGSVWNRLGSEVVVLEALPNFLAAADAEVAKVSAREFKKQNLDIRLGAKVSKTDVKKDGVHVTYTDAKGEQTIVVDKLLVAVGRRAATKNLLADGTRVKVDARGMIEVDEHCHTGVDGVWAVGDCVRGPMLAHKGFEEGIAVAELIAGLPGHVNLDTIPWVIYTEPEIAWVGKTEEQLKAEGIPYKAGSFPFAAVGRAVAMAEPAGFVKVLAHEETDRVLGMHLVGANVSELVHEGVLTMEFSGSADDLARICHAHPSLSEAVHDAAMAVHKRSIHKAN; translated from the coding sequence ATGAGCGAACAGCAGAACTTCGACGTCGTCGTCATCGGTGCCGGCCCCGCCGGTTACCACGCGGCCATCCGCGCCGCGCAGCTGGGCCTGAAGACCGCGTGCATCGACGCCGCGCTGGGCAAGGACGGCAAGCCGGCCCTGGGCGGCACCTGCCTGCGCGTGGGCTGCATCCCGTCCAAGGCGCTGCTCGACAGCTCGCGCCAGTTCTGGAACATGGGCCACATCTTCGGCGAGCACGGCATCGGCTTCGACAACGCGAAGATCGACGTCAAGACGATGGTTGGCCGCAAGGACAAGATCGTCAAGCAGTTCACCGGCGGCATCGCCTCGCTGTTCAAGGCCAACAAGGTCACCCCGTTCTACGGCTTCGGCCAGCTGCAGCCGGGCAACGTGGTCTCGGTCAAGCAGCACGACGGCAGCACCGTCGAGCTCAAGGGCACCAACGTGATCATCGCGGCGGGCTCGGATTCGATCGAACTGCCCTTCGCGAAGTTCGGCGAGCACATCGTCGACAACGTCGGCGCGCTGGACTTCGAAGCCGTGCCCAAGCGCCTGGGCGTGATCGGCGCCGGCGTGATCGGGCTGGAACTGGGCAGCGTGTGGAACCGCCTGGGTTCGGAAGTGGTCGTGCTCGAGGCGCTGCCGAACTTCCTGGCCGCGGCCGACGCCGAGGTGGCCAAGGTCTCGGCCCGCGAGTTCAAGAAGCAGAATCTCGACATCCGCCTGGGGGCCAAGGTCAGCAAGACCGACGTCAAGAAGGACGGCGTGCATGTGACCTACACCGACGCCAAGGGCGAGCAGACCATCGTCGTCGACAAGCTGCTGGTGGCCGTGGGCCGCCGCGCCGCGACGAAGAACCTGCTGGCCGACGGCACCCGCGTCAAGGTCGACGCGCGCGGCATGATCGAGGTCGACGAGCACTGCCACACCGGCGTCGACGGCGTGTGGGCCGTGGGCGACTGCGTGCGCGGCCCGATGCTGGCGCACAAGGGCTTCGAGGAAGGCATCGCGGTGGCCGAACTGATCGCGGGCCTGCCGGGCCACGTCAACCTCGACACCATCCCGTGGGTCATCTACACCGAGCCGGAAATCGCCTGGGTCGGCAAGACCGAGGAGCAGCTCAAAGCCGAGGGCATTCCCTACAAGGCCGGCAGCTTCCCGTTCGCCGCCGTGGGCCGCGCGGTGGCCATGGCCGAGCCGGCCGGTTTCGTGAAGGTGCTCGCGCACGAGGAAACCGATCGCGTGCTGGGCATGCACCTGGTGGGCGCCAACGTCTCCGAACTGGTGCACGAAGGCGTGCTGACGATGGAGTTCAGCGGTTCGGCCGACGACTTGGCCCGGATCTGCCACGCGCACCCCAGCCTGTCGGAGGCCGTCCACGACGCGGCGATGGCCGTGCACAAGCGGTCCATCCACAAGGCCAACTGA
- a CDS encoding 2-oxoglutarate dehydrogenase E1 component: protein MDSLLKQFAQSSQLGANAAYIEDLYEQYLVAPDSVGPKWKAYFDGFKGREAGDVPHSAVIDQIAVAGRMAASGKLAAAAGPGDERERAVGKLITAYRSRGHLAAKLDPLGMMFAPPAPDLDPAFHHLSERDFTTEFSTGGVAGKDRMKLGDLVTLLRATYTGSIGAEYMHITDVEQRRWMQERMERAGGKYGRTADDKLRILERLTAADGLERYLGTKYVGQKRFSLEGGDALIPLMDTTIRRAGEQGAKDVIIGMAHRGRLNVLVNTLGKPPRHLFDEFEGKFEHVHNDLAHQGDVKYHMGFSADVATPGGPVHLALAFNPSHLEIVDPVVAGSVRSRQTRRGENGARQVVPVLIHGDAAFAGEGVVMELFQMSQARGFRVGGTLHVVINNQVGFTTSDRQDARSTLYCTDVAKMVGAPVLHVNGDDPEAVVFCAELALDFRNTFGKDVVIDLVCYRRHGHNEADEPAATQPLMYQVIRKHKTPRELYAAQLLAEGVVSEADAQALVDGLRQKLDDGVVTTDLVAVKPDEFAIDWSNYLTGKISDPVDTTFDGKKLRKLADVINEIPDSVKLHPRVAKIYEDRRKMSAGEQPGDWGFAENLAYATLLDEGFKLRLVGEDCGRGTFFHRHAILHEQATDEYVLPLRRLVKNTNDVTIIDSLLSEEAVMAFEYGYSTADPMTLDIWEAQFGDFANGAQVVIDQFLSSGEAKWGRLCGLALFLPHGYEGQGPEHSSARLERFLQMCALENMIVCTPTTPAQAYHMIRRQMRMNTRKPLVVMTPKSLLRHKLAVSSLDELAKGRFQELIPDATANAKKVKRVVLCGGKVYYDLLEEATKQGLTDVALVRVEQLYPFPRTQLAAELKRFAGATDVVWCQEEPQNQGAWYQIRHHLAACLGKGQSLHYAGRARSPSPAAGHFSDHVIEQTALVADALVNPVRGEGCAE, encoded by the coding sequence GTGGACAGTCTTCTCAAGCAGTTTGCCCAGTCCTCGCAGCTCGGCGCCAACGCCGCCTATATCGAAGACCTGTACGAGCAATACCTGGTCGCCCCGGACAGTGTCGGGCCGAAATGGAAAGCCTATTTCGACGGCTTCAAGGGCCGCGAGGCCGGCGACGTCCCCCACTCGGCGGTCATCGACCAGATCGCGGTGGCGGGCCGGATGGCGGCCAGCGGCAAGCTGGCGGCGGCGGCCGGGCCCGGTGACGAGCGCGAGCGCGCGGTCGGCAAGCTGATCACCGCCTACCGCTCGCGCGGCCACCTGGCGGCGAAGCTCGACCCGCTGGGCATGATGTTCGCCCCGCCGGCGCCGGACCTCGACCCGGCCTTCCACCATCTGTCCGAGCGCGACTTCACCACCGAGTTCAGCACTGGCGGCGTCGCCGGCAAGGACCGGATGAAGCTCGGCGACCTGGTCACCCTGCTGCGCGCGACCTATACCGGCTCGATCGGCGCCGAATACATGCACATCACCGACGTCGAACAGCGTCGCTGGATGCAGGAGCGCATGGAGCGCGCCGGTGGCAAGTACGGCCGCACCGCCGACGACAAGCTGCGCATCCTGGAGCGGCTGACCGCGGCCGACGGCCTGGAGCGCTACCTGGGCACCAAGTACGTCGGCCAGAAGCGGTTCTCGCTGGAAGGCGGCGATGCACTGATCCCGCTGATGGACACCACCATCCGCCGCGCCGGCGAACAGGGCGCCAAGGACGTGATCATCGGCATGGCCCACCGCGGCCGCCTCAACGTGCTGGTCAACACGCTCGGCAAGCCGCCGCGCCACCTGTTCGACGAGTTCGAAGGCAAGTTCGAGCACGTCCACAACGACCTGGCCCACCAGGGCGACGTCAAGTACCACATGGGTTTCAGCGCCGACGTCGCCACGCCCGGCGGCCCGGTCCACTTGGCCCTGGCCTTCAACCCCTCGCACCTGGAAATCGTCGACCCCGTGGTGGCCGGCAGCGTGCGCTCGCGCCAGACCCGGCGCGGCGAGAACGGCGCGCGGCAGGTGGTTCCGGTGCTGATCCACGGCGACGCGGCCTTCGCCGGCGAGGGCGTGGTGATGGAACTGTTCCAGATGTCGCAGGCGCGTGGTTTCCGCGTCGGCGGCACGCTGCACGTGGTCATCAACAACCAGGTCGGCTTCACCACCAGCGACCGCCAGGACGCCCGCTCCACGCTGTACTGCACCGACGTGGCCAAGATGGTCGGCGCCCCGGTGCTGCACGTGAACGGCGACGACCCCGAAGCGGTGGTGTTCTGCGCCGAGCTGGCGCTGGATTTCCGCAACACCTTCGGCAAGGACGTGGTCATCGACCTGGTCTGTTACCGCCGCCACGGCCACAACGAGGCCGACGAACCGGCTGCCACGCAGCCGCTGATGTACCAGGTCATCCGCAAGCACAAGACGCCGCGCGAGCTCTACGCCGCGCAGCTGCTGGCCGAAGGGGTGGTGTCCGAGGCCGACGCGCAGGCGCTGGTCGACGGCCTGCGCCAGAAGCTCGACGACGGCGTGGTGACCACCGACCTGGTGGCGGTCAAGCCGGACGAGTTCGCGATCGACTGGAGCAACTACCTGACCGGCAAGATCAGCGACCCGGTCGACACCACGTTCGACGGCAAGAAGCTGCGCAAGCTGGCCGACGTGATCAACGAGATCCCCGATTCCGTCAAGCTGCACCCGCGCGTGGCCAAGATCTACGAGGACCGCCGCAAGATGAGCGCCGGCGAGCAGCCGGGCGACTGGGGCTTCGCCGAGAACCTGGCCTACGCCACGCTGCTGGACGAAGGCTTCAAGCTGCGCCTGGTCGGCGAGGACTGCGGCCGCGGCACGTTCTTCCACCGCCACGCGATCCTGCACGAGCAGGCGACCGACGAATACGTCCTGCCGCTGCGCCGCCTGGTCAAGAACACGAACGACGTCACCATCATCGACTCGCTGCTGAGCGAGGAAGCGGTGATGGCCTTCGAATACGGCTATTCGACGGCCGATCCGATGACGCTGGACATCTGGGAAGCGCAGTTCGGCGACTTCGCCAACGGCGCGCAGGTGGTCATCGACCAGTTCCTGTCGTCGGGTGAGGCCAAGTGGGGCCGCCTGTGCGGGCTGGCGCTGTTCCTGCCGCACGGCTACGAAGGCCAGGGCCCGGAGCACTCCTCCGCGCGACTGGAGCGTTTCCTGCAGATGTGCGCGCTGGAGAACATGATCGTCTGCACGCCGACCACGCCGGCGCAGGCCTACCACATGATCCGCCGGCAGATGCGCATGAACACGCGCAAGCCGCTGGTGGTGATGACGCCCAAGTCGCTGCTGCGGCACAAGCTGGCGGTGTCCTCGCTGGACGAGCTGGCCAAGGGCCGCTTCCAGGAACTGATCCCCGACGCCACGGCCAACGCCAAGAAGGTCAAGCGCGTGGTCCTGTGCGGCGGCAAGGTCTACTACGACCTGCTGGAAGAGGCGACCAAGCAGGGCCTGACCGACGTGGCCCTCGTGCGCGTGGAGCAGCTGTATCCGTTCCCGCGCACGCAGCTGGCGGCCGAACTCAAGCGCTTCGCCGGCGCCACCGACGTGGTCTGGTGCCAGGAAGAGCCGCAGAACCAGGGCGCGTGGTACCAGATCCGCCACCACCTCGCCGCCTGCCTGGGTAAGGGCCAGTCGCTGCACTACGCCGGGCGCGCGCGCTCGCCGTCGCCGGCGGCCGGACATTTCTCCGACCACGTCATCGAACAGACCGCCCTGGTCGCCGATGCCCTGGTCAACCCCGTGCGCGGCGAAGGCTGCGCCGAGTAA
- a CDS encoding winged helix-turn-helix transcriptional regulator produces MGLPLRKSKVIEPSSVCPLTECMRLLQGAWAPNVIWYLSGEPRRFGELRHDIPPISARVLSARLRELETKGLITRRVLDTSPPSAEYALTELGRELIPAIRAIVEVGMKLKERVAVPRQAQPKRSQARRRAA; encoded by the coding sequence ATGGGCCTGCCGCTGCGCAAGAGCAAAGTCATCGAACCTTCGTCGGTCTGCCCGCTGACCGAGTGCATGCGCCTGCTGCAGGGCGCGTGGGCGCCGAACGTGATCTGGTACCTCAGCGGCGAACCTCGCCGATTCGGGGAACTGCGCCACGACATCCCGCCGATCTCCGCGCGCGTGCTGAGCGCGCGGCTGCGCGAGCTGGAGACCAAGGGACTGATCACGCGACGCGTCCTGGATACCTCGCCGCCTTCGGCCGAGTACGCGCTGACGGAACTGGGGCGCGAGTTGATTCCCGCGATCCGGGCGATCGTCGAGGTGGGGATGAAGCTGAAGGAACGGGTGGCCGTTCCCAGGCAGGCGCAGCCGAAGCGGTCGCAGGCACGCCGGCGCGCGGCGTGA
- a CDS encoding class I SAM-dependent methyltransferase, which yields MSPANPIRNVSDTALWVAIYRAMESERPDALFRDPFARRLGGERGQAIVDAMPSGNSMSWPLVVRTAVMDEIILRCVRQGARTVLNLAAGLDARPYRLDLPADLRWMHVDMPDMVDYFRQNMAGQSPRCPLEFITADLRDADRRREIFADAARHGPVLVITEGLLVYLEPDDVAALARDLHDVAQAKWWLSDIASPMLLQYLERKWLPKLREGNAPFRFAPAESTAFFAPFGWREVEFRSSWDESFRLKRTMRAAWLWKLLARFQPRARMEAGRRMSGIFLLEATT from the coding sequence ATGAGTCCCGCCAACCCCATACGCAACGTGTCCGACACCGCCCTGTGGGTGGCGATCTACCGGGCGATGGAGAGCGAACGGCCGGACGCCCTGTTCCGCGACCCGTTCGCGCGCCGTCTGGGCGGCGAACGCGGCCAGGCGATCGTCGACGCGATGCCCAGCGGCAATTCGATGAGCTGGCCGCTGGTGGTGCGCACCGCGGTCATGGACGAGATCATCCTGCGCTGCGTGCGCCAGGGCGCCCGCACCGTGCTCAACCTCGCCGCCGGCCTGGACGCGCGCCCCTATCGTCTCGACCTGCCAGCGGACCTGCGCTGGATGCACGTCGACATGCCGGACATGGTCGATTACTTCCGCCAGAACATGGCCGGACAGTCGCCGCGCTGCCCGCTCGAATTCATCACCGCCGACCTGCGCGACGCCGACCGCCGCCGCGAGATCTTCGCCGACGCCGCGCGCCACGGCCCCGTGCTGGTGATCACCGAGGGCCTGCTGGTCTACCTGGAGCCCGACGACGTCGCCGCCCTCGCCCGCGACCTGCACGACGTCGCCCAGGCGAAATGGTGGCTGTCGGACATCGCCTCGCCGATGCTGCTGCAGTACCTGGAACGCAAGTGGCTGCCCAAGCTGCGCGAAGGCAATGCGCCGTTCCGGTTCGCACCGGCGGAAAGCACGGCGTTCTTCGCGCCGTTCGGCTGGCGCGAAGTCGAGTTCCGCTCGAGCTGGGACGAGTCGTTCCGCCTCAAGCGCACCATGCGCGCGGCGTGGTTGTGGAAGCTGCTGGCGCGCTTCCAGCCCAGGGCGCGCATGGAGGCCGGGCGCCGCATGTCCGGCATCTTCCTGCTTGAAGCCACGACCTGA